GACAGTCCGCATTCTTATTGGAAAAAAGAATTTAACAAAAAAGATTTTTTTAAAATTTTAAGAAAAAATCTTTACGGAATGGGCATTGCAATTTCTGATACTGAATTGATAAGGAGTTTGAAATTCAAAAGGAACATAAAGAGTAAAAGGATTGTTGAAGTAATTATAACCACCGATAAGAAAGATTATAAAATCCCTGCCTACAATATTCGACGTTTATTTGGTTCAGAAAAAGATCCTGGTGGGTTATTGAAATCAAGTAATTTTAATATCTATATTAAAGATAATAAAATAATACTTGAAGGTAAAGGATATGGTCATGGAGTAGGAATGTGTCAATTCGGTGCCATGGGGATGGCGAAGAATGGTAAAAATTTTAAAGAAATTTTAAAACATTATTATCCCGGAACAAAAATAAGTCGTTTCTGAATATCTCTAAAAATTAAACCCGTTCCGGTTGCTATCACTCTTGTTATCTGTGTTTAGATTGGACTTGACTTATTATAAAAAAGGGCTATAATATAGCAATATTTAAGGAGGTTAAATGGGAATAACGACCATATTAATAGTTGTTTTGATCTTAATTGTTTTAAGTGCAATTAAAGTCTTAAGGGAATATGAAAGGGCGGTCATTTTCAGGTTGGGAAGATTTATTGGTGTTAAAGGACCGGGAATTTTCATACTTTGGCCCGGAATTGATAAGATGGTGAAGGTATCTTTAAGGGTTGTGACAATGGATGTTGCACCACAGGATGTGATAACAAAGGATAATATATCAGTGAAGGTCAATGCAGTGGCTTATTTCAGGGTTTTTGATGCAGCAAAGGCGGTTATAGAAGTTGAAGATTATCTATATGCCACAAGCCAGATTGCCCAGACCACATTAAGAAGTGTCCTTGGTGAATATGAACTTGATGATTTATTAACCGAGCGGGAAAAGATAAATATGAGACTACAAAAGATAATTGATGAACATACCGATCCCTGGGGTATAAAGGTTTCAACCGTTGAGATCAAGCACGTAGATATTCCTCAGGAAATGCAAAGGGCAATCGCACGCCAGGCAGAAGCAGAACGGGAGCGTCGCGCGAAAATTATCCACGCTGAAGGCGAATTACAAGCAGCAGAAAAATTGAATAAGGCAGCAGAAATCATTGGACAGACACCGACCGGAATTCAATTGAGGTTCTTACAGACATTGACCGAGGTTGCAACGGAAAAGAATTCTACCACAATATTTCCAATACCGATAGATCTCTTTTCGCCGTTTATAAAAAAAATGAGTGAAAAATAGTAAAGCATAATGGTCTGTCTGTATCAACAAGAAGGTTTAGAATTTTCGGAATTGGTTGGTGATATTCTAAAAAAACAATTCAATCTATCCGTAATGCGTTCTAAAGAGTTCAGAATAAAATCCGAGACATTCAATCCATTGAGAGATCAGTACGAAGCATCAAGAATAATTGACTCACTTATGGATTGTTACGATAAAAGCTGTGATAAACATTTGGTCATAGTAGACGTTGATATCTATACCCCGAGATTTAATTTTATATTTGGACTTGCCGATGTTCAGAGAAAAGTGGCGATCGTTTCTATTCATCGTCTTTCAATAAATGGTTTATTAAAAGAAAGGCTGGCAAAGGAGGTTGTTCACGAAATCGGACACATTCTTGGTTTAAACCACTGTTCAATTCCAACCTGTGTTATGTATTTTTCAAATACAATTGCTGATACAGACAGAAAGGGGATTGATTTGTGTGAAGAATGCAGGAGGAAAATTGAAGGGATATAAACTTTTTACACCAGGGCCAATTGATATACCTGAAGATGTTCTTCAGGCAACTGCCCACAAATGTATTTATCACAGAGAGGATAAATTCCGAGTTCTAATGAATGATATTACCGATATGTTAAAAAAGGTCGTAGATTGTCATTACAGAATTTATCTTTTGACTTCTTCTGGTACAGGAGCAATGGAATCTTCATATGTAAATGTAGTCTCTTCTTCAGATGAATTGGTCGTTGCTGTTTGTGGCAAATTCGGAGAAAGGTGGGTTGAACTTGCCCAAAGTTATGGTAAAAAGCCAATAATCATAAGACAGGAATTTGGAAAACCTGTTACACCAGAAATGATTGAGCATGGTTTGAAACAAACAAAGAGACCACCACTTGTTTTTACGACCCTAACTGAAACCTCTACGGGCGTAGTAAATGATATAAAAGCAATAAATGAAGTGGTAAAGAAATATGAAGGTTATCTTATTGTCGATGGTGTTGCAGGCATTGGAGCCGACCCTTTTTATTTGGATAAATGGAATGTGGATGTCATTGCGGGTGCCTCGCAGAAGGCATTGATGGCGCCTCCGGGGATTGCATTTGTTGGAATATCACAGCGCGTATTTGAAAAGATCAAAAATTCTGATACCCCGAAATATTATTTTGATTTTAAATTGTACGAAAAA
The genomic region above belongs to candidate division WOR-3 bacterium and contains:
- a CDS encoding slipin family protein — translated: MGITTILIVVLILIVLSAIKVLREYERAVIFRLGRFIGVKGPGIFILWPGIDKMVKVSLRVVTMDVAPQDVITKDNISVKVNAVAYFRVFDAAKAVIEVEDYLYATSQIAQTTLRSVLGEYELDDLLTEREKINMRLQKIIDEHTDPWGIKVSTVEIKHVDIPQEMQRAIARQAEAERERRAKIIHAEGELQAAEKLNKAAEIIGQTPTGIQLRFLQTLTEVATEKNSTTIFPIPIDLFSPFIKKMSEK
- a CDS encoding archaemetzincin family Zn-dependent metalloprotease, producing the protein MVCLYQQEGLEFSELVGDILKKQFNLSVMRSKEFRIKSETFNPLRDQYEASRIIDSLMDCYDKSCDKHLVIVDVDIYTPRFNFIFGLADVQRKVAIVSIHRLSINGLLKERLAKEVVHEIGHILGLNHCSIPTCVMYFSNTIADTDRKGIDLCEECRRKIEGI
- a CDS encoding alanine--glyoxylate aminotransferase family protein, which translates into the protein MKGYKLFTPGPIDIPEDVLQATAHKCIYHREDKFRVLMNDITDMLKKVVDCHYRIYLLTSSGTGAMESSYVNVVSSSDELVVAVCGKFGERWVELAQSYGKKPIIIRQEFGKPVTPEMIEHGLKQTKRPPLVFTTLTETSTGVVNDIKAINEVVKKYEGYLIVDGVAGIGADPFYLDKWNVDVIAGASQKALMAPPGIAFVGISQRVFEKIKNSDTPKYYFDFKLYEKFLEKGQTPWTPAITVLYGLKKGLEKITKMGIEENFRHHQKMSEYVRKRVKKMGYELFSESPSNGLTVIKMPDGLDSTEIIKECKEKYGILFANGQGEMKGKILRIGHMGNYTINKLSKVIDILEMVMAKRIKNKRSSSKLR